A part of Haliotis asinina isolate JCU_RB_2024 chromosome 10, JCU_Hal_asi_v2, whole genome shotgun sequence genomic DNA contains:
- the LOC137298555 gene encoding lysozyme 3-like, with translation MLKLAIFAVLVAAAAAAISSTCLHAICMVESGCKPLGCKFDVNGQACGYYQIHAGYYTDCGRPGSSWEACSKDKSCADSCVRSYLSRYGTYCTGGRTPTCEDYARIHNGGPKGCVHSNTLGYWSRVQGYYG, from the exons ATGTTGAAGCTCGCAATCTTCGCTGTCCTTGTCGCTGCTGCAGCTGCAG CTATCTCCTCTACATGTCTTCATGCCATATGCATG GTGGAGTCTGGTTGTAAACCTCTTGGATGTAAATTTGACGTCAATGGTCAAGCGTGTGGCTACTATCAGATCCATGCGGGCTACTACACTGACTGTGGACGTCCTGGCTCGA GTTGGGAGGCTTGTTCCAAAGACAAGAGCTGCGCAGACTCATGTGTCAGATCCTACTTGAGTCGTTACGGCACATACTGCACCGGAGGAAGGACCCCTACCTGCGAGGACTATGCCAGAATCCACAACGGCGGCCCCAAGGGCTGCGTACACAGCAACACGCTCGGGTACTGGAGCAGAGTCCAGGGATACTACGGTTGA